One region of Zingiber officinale cultivar Zhangliang chromosome 7B, Zo_v1.1, whole genome shotgun sequence genomic DNA includes:
- the LOC122006822 gene encoding beta-glucuronosyltransferase GlcAT14B-like translates to MDTAKLKAAFVRPAMERRRLWPLLLMSISLVLLSVAASTLGLLPYFRTVFYLPSPPQAAEPAGLRVPRLAYLVSGSNGDLERLWRALWALYHPRNLYVVHLDREAPAGEQQALAARVANDSLFAAVGNVIVIEKANMVTYRGPTMVANTLHACALLLKQSNDWDWFINLSASDYPLVTQDDLLHAFSTLPRNISFVEHTSQLAWKEEQRAKPVIVDPGLYLNKKTDVFWASQKRDLPTAFKLFTGSAWVALSREFVEFTVWGWDNLPRILLMYYTNFVSSPEGYFQTAICNAPEFAGTVANHDLHYIRWDVPPKQHPHLLTVEDMPSMVGSNAPFARKFPRDDPVLDRIDEELLGRRNGNLVVPGGWCAGDPPCSEVGDAAALRPGKGAERVAQLMDAIVRSKKFAQSQCR, encoded by the exons ATGGACACCGCGAAGCTCAAGGCGGCGTTCGTCAGGCCTGCCATGGAGCGCCGCCGCCTGTGGCCGCTGCTCCTAATGTCCATCTCTCTCGTCCTGCTCTCCGTCGCCGCTTCCACCCTCGGCCTCCTCCCCTATTTCCGCACCGTCTTCTACCTTCCGTCGCCGCCGCAGGCGGCGGAGCCTGCGGGGCTGCGGGTCCCGCGATTGGCCTACCTGGTCTCGGGATCGAACGGCGACTTGGAACGGCTGTGGCGCGCGCTGTGGGCGCTGTACCACCCGCGTAACCTCTACGTCGTCCACTTGGACCGGGAGGCGCCGGCGGGCGAGCAGCAGGCGCTGGCGGCGCGCGTCGCCAACGACAGCCTCTTCGCGGCCGTCGGAAACGTGATAGTGATCGAGAAGGCCAACATGGTCACCTACCGAGGCCCGACGATGGTGGCCAACACCCTCCACGCCTGCGCTCTGCTTCTGAAACAGAGCAACGACTGGGACTGGTTCATCAATCTCAGCGCCTCCGATTATCCTCTCGTCACGCAAGATG ATTTACTGCACGCTTTTTCAACCCTGCCGAGGAACATAAGCTTCGTGGAACACACCAGCCAATTGGCGTGGAAAGA AGAACAGAGAGCGAAGCCGGTGATCGTCGACCCCGGATTGTATCTGAACAAGAAGACCGACGTGTTTTGGGCGTCGCAGAAGAGAGATTTGCCCACCGCGTTCAAGTTGTTCACAG GCTCTGCGTGGGTGGCGCTGTCGCGCGAGTTCGTGGAGTTCACCGTGTGGGGGTGGGACAATCTCCCCCGGATCCTGCTCATGTACTACACAAACTTCGTCTCGTCGCCGGAGGGCTACTTCCAGACGGCGATCTGCAATGCGCCGGAGTTCGCCGGCACGGTGGCGAACCACGACCTGCATTACATCCGGTGGGATGTGCCGCCGAAGCAGCACCCACACCTGCTGACGGTGGAGGACATGCCGAGCATGGTGGGGAGCAACGCACCGTTCGCGCGCAAGTTCCCGCGCGATGACCCCGTGCTCGATCGAATCGACGAGGAACTCCTCGGGCGGAGAAACGGGAACTTGGTCGTCCCCGGCGGGTGGTGCGCGGGGGATCCGCCGTGCTCCGAGGTCGGCGACGCGGCGGCGCTCCGGCCAGGAAAGGGGGCGGAGAGGGTGGCGCAGCTGATGGATGCGATCGTCAGGTCCAAGAAGTTTGCGCAAAGCCAATGTAGATAG
- the LOC122004661 gene encoding early nodulin-like protein 1: MALSSFSSNGLAFLLLLAVALVDSARGCVFYAGGKDGWVLNPSESYGHWAERNRFQVNDSIVFKYKKGEDSVLVVTEQDFDSCDVSNPIRKLDGGDSRFVFERSGPFFFVSGAPGRCERGQKLAVVVMAVRRPRWPPVSAPPVLSPTPASSPASSPPRWAPQYPPLLPPSATLPPESSGAPILSPTPPPTLPTPTGGTPVPVPSPVPAPSDHAVTGAAGITSAKSVLRTLMIIIGIVFLV; this comes from the exons ATGGCTTTGTCTTCGTTTTCTTCTAATGGTTTGGCGTTTCTGCTGCTGCTTGCAGTGGCTCTGGTGGATTCAGCTCGGGGTTGTGTGTTCTATGCCGGAGGAAAAGATGGATGGGTGCTGAATCCCTCGGAGAGCTACGGGCATTGGGCCGAGAGAAATCGGTTTCAAGTCAATGACTCCATTG ttttTAAGTACAAGAAGGGGGAGGACTCTGTTTTGGTGGTGACGGAGCAAGACTTTGATTCGTGCGACGTGAGCAACCCGATCCGGAAGCTCGATGGCGGCGACTCCCGGTTTGTGTTCGAGCGGTCGGGGCCGTTTTTCTTCGTCAGCGGAGCGCCGGGGAGGTGCGAGCGCGGGCAGAAGCTGGCAGTGGTGGTGATGGCCGTGCGGCGACCGCGCTGGCCGCCCGTCTCGGCCCCGCCGGTCCTGTCTCCGACCCCTGCTTCTTCCCCTGCTTCTTCGCCACCTCGATGGGCACCTCAGTATCCGCCTCTGCTTCCTCCGTCGGCGACTTTGCCGCCTGAAAGTTCCGGCGCCCCTATTCTATCTCCGACGCCTCCGCCGACCCTGCCAACTCCAACCGGAGGGACCCCAGTCCCCGTGCCGTCTCCGGTGCCGGCTCCTTCCGACCACGCAGTGACCGGCGCCGCCGGTATTACCTCCGCGAAGTCCGTTCTTAGAACATTGATGATAATTATCGGAATTGTGTttcttgtttga